CACTTGCCTCCCAATCTTTGAAGGAGACAGTGGAGTGGAAAAACACTGTCCAGGGAGTCATCTGGGGCCTTGTCCCAAGTTGGCCTGTTTTGACAGGTGTGAACTTAGACTAATCACCTCCGTTCAGTCAAAAGAGGCTTAGCAGTCCCATGCAGGCCCACGATCTGTTCACCCAGCAATGTGCCTCACTAAAACATGCAGTGTATCAGGAAAAAGAACACAGATCTACCTGCTGAGCCAATTCCCAATATTATCTGTACCAACTTAGTCTCAGCTCTTAATGAGTGTTGGTATTCTGAATTTAAAATGGATTACTGGAAAACTGAGACTGGCATTTTCTCTTATTAATAGTTATATCAAACCACATTTTCCCTCCATACTAAAACAGCTACATATGTACCTCTAAAAGATGATTAAAGCACCATAGCACTTCACACGTAAATATCCAGTCTTCGCATTTCCTTACTGGTGTCAATTTTACAGTTCTTTTCAAGACATGATCCAAATAGGGTTTAAACATAGTCTTGATTAATGTGTTTCCCAAACATCTTTTTATCTACAGATTCCCACTCCATTTCTGCTTCCCTTGCAGTTTATCTATTGAAGAAACTATGTCTTAGAGTTTCCTCTAGATATTGCTGATTGCATtttcatgctttttaaaaaacatgtttcTCTATTCTCATCTCCTGTAATCTAGACGGTTGgttacatgtattttgggggcagTAATACTTAGggcattacccattgccatcgagttgattccaactcatagcaaccctttagggaCAGAGTTTAacggctccatagagtttccaaggagtggctggtggacttgaactgctgaccttttggttagcagccaagctcttaaccactgcaccactagagctgTTAGTGTTTTAAAAAGTAACTGAGGAAGAGTTCACATGGCTCTTCAAATAACACTTATTCaagtatttataataataaaaattgggtTTTATCATATTTATTAAAGACAATCATTTacagtttataaaaaatattgcCCTGATATACACAAAAAGTTCCTGATAATGGGAATTAAAAACAACTACTCCCAACCCCCTCAGGTCCACACCAATATTCAATCTAGATTGGCTTAATCTTGAAGTGTAATCCAATAAGACTGAAGACCAAACACTTCAGGTCCTGCACAAGATAATAAAATACCCGTAAGCCTTCTGGATCCCtaaaacacaagaggaaaaaatgttttaaaagctgTGAGAAGCTCCAGAAAATACCATTTAATAACCCTGATTATTTTTGTACCAAGATGCTCATCATAAAGGTATTTATAGcattaaaactttaaaaacaacccaaatgtccaaaaagaatgaaatgaCGATATATGAAAATGGAATATAATGACGTCATTTAAACATactgtttttttaatgtggaaatgcttatattaagtgaaaaaattattaaaataacattGATCTCAATTACAGTCACACATCAATTAACGTacacaatacattctgtgaaataggacactATGTGACTTGGATGCTATATCAATTTGGCAGTGCCGGAATTACAAACAAGTTATGTTTCTTAATCTATCTTTAAATCGAATTTGTACGTAAATCAAACAGGTACAgttcgtatctaacatcagttagtcaaatgtttgtcttagtatacagtgTATCTTtccatgcataaaaaacattaaagaaacacttccagatacattaAGGTAATAATGTTTTGATTCACACTGCGAAGCAGCGCTTGTGTCTGTTATTAccaaccattgtatgtaccttgaatttttaataggcTTTCCGGGGTTGGTCCGTAACTTAGGGCTGTAtgtaaaagttggtagttcatcAGGACTGCCTGTACTTAATAGCAAAGCTACATGGGATACTGTAGTGTACCTGTATTTACTGAATAGCCACCAGAAAGCTACTGTGTTCACTACATTTGGTTACGCCTGCTACGTCCCATTCTCCGATCAGGATTTCTGAATTCTTATAAACTTACAGAACTATGGACATACATGCGGGTAGGACATTACCTGAATGGAAGTTAGGTAGTACGTGACTCTGTACTTGTaaaaacatttatatattttttaatgcacggaaaaaaaactagaaatacttCAAGATATTAACAGTGATTGTCTAATTGATATGATTATGGGCGACTTTTCCTCCTCCTACTTTCCCACATTTCCTGTATTTTCTAcaatgcgccaccagggttccctttctACAATGAGTATGTATTATTTCCAGAAttaggaaaactttttttttttttcaaagtagtaCTAAGCAGTACTAAGAGGCTGGAATCACTGGCTTTCTTAGTCACCAAAGAAGCTGTCCAAAGGAAGATGATTGGGCCCAACTAAAAATGAGCCGTATCTAATCCCAAATCCTCCCCCCACCGAAAAAAAAGAGCCAAGAGGTTACCAAACTCTAAGGACTCTTTGTAGCACATAGAGTCATGTCTCAACTTTATAATTCCCTCCTGTCAACAACATGAGTTTAAAAATTAGATCCTAAAAAATTTCAGGTTTCACTAAAGTCAGACTTTTAAGATGCACTAAAGAGCCAACACTGAGGAAGCAGTTCAGACTGGGTGACTCTATATAGTTTATCCTGAGCActggcatttttttgttttctttctgggcAGATTCTTATCCACTGTGGCTGTTCCTATgcatactgtgtgtgtgtatgtcactgagaagctcttagtaGCAATGATTGACTCAAAAACCAAAGGCAACAGGGTCAAGTCCTCAAAAATACTTTGGGGGAGTCCCTCTCTAGTGAGGGGTACAAAGCTGCCCGCACCTCTGCCTTGCATTTTGCACCAGATCGTCCCATAATGCTCCCAGTTTGGCTAAGGGTTTCCCAACAATCTGCTCCAAAACAGATACAACTGGATGTATGGATCATGCATACTTACTTGGACTGATTAACATCAATGAGGGAACCTATTTTTGAGGTTGTGAAAGAAATGTGTTCATCTCCAATGACGATTTCAAGCtcctaaaaacattttaaaaaattaagtcacaCTAAATCGGCCTTTTCATCATGCACACAGAAGAAGGGTTCATCATTTGCCAAAGCACACAAACCTactacagatggccacataaggCCAGTTCACTGCCACAGATTCACTGAGCACTAAGCTGTAGTGGGCACTAGtaacagagataaatgaaatactgTTCGCCCTTGAGAAGCTTATATTCTTAGAGAAAGTTGTGTCCACAAGGCTCCACCATATCTGCGCTTTGGAGGAatttatagtgttttttttttttttttgtatgagggttttcattttttttaccctGTAGAGTGACATGGGCAGGTCTGTGCTTTAAAAATAGCAAAGGATCTACGTATCTGGGCAACACGGGACAAGAAAAAGAACTCCAGACCTTGGGTTTGATCCCAACTTTGCCACCTACTAGCTGCAGGACCTGAGTCTCAATTTTTAAACAGTGAAAGGTTCATGAACTTTCCAAAAAATATCTGTGGGGGATCTATTGTATGCTGGGATTGTTCTCTGTGCTTGGGAAAGATCAGTAAAACCAATCACACCAAACGAAGATCTCTGTCCTCATataacttacattctagtggaccctgcttgtttttactttttaatttttattgtgctttaagtgaaagtttacaaatcaagtcagtgtctcacacaaaagcttatatacagtTTTTACTTTTCCTACTTTTTTACTTAGGTTTTTTAATTACGAAAAATTtgaacagaaaatagagaaaacaacGAGTCCAGTGTTCCCCAGATTTTAAGTGTTAGTATTTCGTCATGCTTGGGTCAGgttttaaggaaataaaacattATAATATTTAGCTTCACCCCCATTCCATTCTCCTTTCCTGCATCCCCAGAGGTTAACTAATCAATACCCTGAAGGTGGAGTGTATTCTTTCCACTCCTGTTTTTACAGTATTGGTAAtacgttttcaaatttttatttaagtgGTCACGCTATAtgtatctttgattttttaattcaacattgtttttgagatttatccatgttgggTTATAGAGATTTAGTTCATTAGTTTTAAATGCTTTAGAGTATACCATTTCCCTATTGAAGCAGAATTAAGTTTCCAATTTTTGTTACTATAACCAAACAATGTGGCGATAACATTTTTATGCATCCCCTTGTAAATATGTGAAAATGTCTCCAGGAAAATTTCTAAAAgtaggataccaaaaaaaaaaaaaagccaaccccattgccatcgagtcaatctggactcacagcaaccctacagaacagagtagaactaccctatagagtttttaaggagcacctggtggatttgaactaccagtctttggattagctcttaaccactacgccatcatgGTTTCCAAAGTAGGGTACAAGTATTTTTAATTCTGCCAGATGGTATCAAATTGCTCCATAAAGTCGTTGTACCAATTTTATTCCTACCAGTAGTATATTCCCTTTTTTCTCACATCCTTTTTAACACCTGGGATTATTTTTGGCCACTCTAATGGGCCCGAAATGGCACATGTACATTTTTGCCAGTGTTACAGGTCTGAAATGGTGGATTTGATGTCTTGTGCAGAGCTGTAATTTCATCTTCCATTGGTAAGGTTTCCATACTAGAGGGAGAGTTGCTAAACCACTCACCTGCCGGCCAACTCGGTCAGGAGGGGGCCACAAAGCATCATCCTCTTTGGTAATTTCACTGTCATCAATTattctcttcagttcttccatCACACTCTTATGCACATAAGCCTGAAAGCAAgttaaaaaacaatttaaatggTATCCCCAAGTAGTTCCCTGACTCAGGTAGAGACGGTAATAAAAACAAATGCTCCTGGTGACTTGCTTCTGGCACCTGTGTTTGTGGAAGACATTTAGGCTTGACCACGGACAGCGTGCTGGAGGAGACAGACAGGGTCAGAAGTGCCCTTCTAGCCTCTTGGCACATCCTGTTCACGTGGACTTTCTCTCTGCCACATATCCAATTCACACCTGAACCCAAAACAGAAGATGAGTAATCATGTCCCACACCCTGGTTATTTTTAACTGATGACATGCTTCTGAAGAGCAGAGACAtgtcttttaaaatacattttgcaTACTAacgcacattttttaaaaaatcaggatgCTGATGTGTCGGTAAGCATGAAGTGACTGCTAATTAAATATAACAGTatgaaaatatattcaatataaaaacattttcaaatgtaACAAACTGGTTAAAAGGAAAGAGTAGCTTTGA
This DNA window, taken from Elephas maximus indicus isolate mEleMax1 chromosome 3, mEleMax1 primary haplotype, whole genome shotgun sequence, encodes the following:
- the MAGOH gene encoding protein mago nashi homolog — its product is MESDFYLRYYVGHKGKFGHEFLEFEFRPDGKLRYANNSNYKNDVMIRKEAYVHKSVMEELKRIIDDSEITKEDDALWPPPDRVGRQELEIVIGDEHISFTTSKIGSLIDVNQSKDPEGLRVFYYLVQDLKCLVFSLIGLHFKIKPI